The genomic stretch TCCTTGCCGATTGTAGCGGCAGGCGGGATTATGACGGGTGAGCAAGCGCGTCAAATGATGGATTTCGGTGCAGATGCCGTGCAACTTGGGACTGCATTTGTGCAGTGTAAATCTTCTAATGCCAATGATGCCTATCGTAAAGCCTTATTTTCCAAGCCACTCACTCAGGTGAGTGCCAGTATTTCCGGTCGTCCTGCACGTGGCATTATTAACCACTGGCATATTGAGGTGGATACACCCGATCGGCTGGATGTTCCCGCTTATCCATATACTTATGATCTGGCCAAGCAATTACATGCTGCTGCTGCCAAACATGGGGATCAAGGTTATGGTGCATTCTGGGCAGGTTCGAACGTGGCACAGATTCGTGAAATGGAAGCTTCCGATCTGATTAACCAGCTCATACTGGAAATGAAGCATCTTTAATACTTGAATCATAAAAAAACCTCTCCACATGGAGAGGTTTTTAATTTATCTAGAATTAGCGTGTGACACGATGCCAGGCATCTTTAACTGCAAATTTCGCTTCTTCCCAGTTGAGGCGAGACTCACCTTTTAACTGTTCCCACTTGGTACGCAGTTCAGGTTCGGCACGGTCAAAATCCGTATCATGCTCATACATCGGACGATTTTCATAACCAACCCGGTAAGCACCACGATAATCACGATCATAATCTAGATCGCCATATGTGCTACGCGTTTCATTGAAATACGGGCGATTATGATACTCATCTCTCCAGTAATTATCTTCTGCTCTCAAATGATCTGGATGTCGATAGTTATCTGCCTCAGGAAAGTTCTCTGGGTGCTGGTAATTATCTGCCTGTTTCTCATGATCAGGTGTCGCAATGTCATTACCTGCAATACCGCCAACAACACCACCGATAATACCACCCACCACTGCACCTGGAGGGCCACCTACCAGACCTGCAACTGCGCCTACCGCAGCTCCACCCAAAGTACCGGCACTGGTCGCAGCCAGATTATCTTCACCTTCATTCATGTCTGGAACACGAGGATTATCTTTCACGGGTGTATTCAAATCTGGACGTGCATTAGTATCAGTCGGATTGATATTCAGGCCTTCACTGCGTTCTTGTGGCAATTCCGTTGACGTTTTATGGCTAAACTCTGTGACTGGACGATTGGTATTTGTCATTACAGATCTCCCTCAATGATGACGATAAACAAGATGGATCACATCTGGTTTATATCTGGATAGGTTCATCATAGAGGAAGCTTGAGTAAGCAATGTCCAAGTCCTGTCCAGTTTAAGTGAACAAACTGTGCTGCTATGTATTAGACAGGCTGAAGTGTAAACAAAATGCAAAAATCAGCCTGCTCAAGATAAAAAAGGTAGGGATTTCATGCAAAAAATATTACATGATTCGCTGAATTTTGCCCGTCATTACTTGGTTTCCAGTAAATTCACCTGCTCGACCTGTACATCAGTCATGGTTAAACCATGTTCTAGCAGTGCATTAAAATAATCTTCTACCACACGATACTGGTCAGCGGTATTTTCTACCTGATACATGCTTTGACGAAACTCGTTACTGGAACGCAGTCCTTTGGTGTACCAGGCAATATGTTTACGGGAAATTCGGCAGCCGGAATACTCGCCGTAAAATTCGTATAATTCTGTCAAATGTCCCAGCAGTACATCTTTAACTTCTGTAATACTTGGTGCGTCAAGATGTTGACCAGTTTTTAAATAATGGGCAATTTCACGAAAAATCCAGGGGCGACCTTGTGCTGCACGACCAATCATAATTGCGTCTGCACCGGTATAATCCAGCACGTATTTGGCTTTTTCCGGACTGTCGATATCACCGTTGGCAATCACAGGAATCTTCAACATTTCCTTTACGTCTTTGATTAAAGAATAACGCGCGGTATTCAGGTACATATCTTCACGGGTACGGCCATGTAAAGCTAGCGCTGCAATTCCGGCTTGTTCAGCACATTTAGCGACACGCATAATATTTTCCTGACCGTTCAAATAACCAAGACGGGTTTTTAAGGTCACTGGCACATCAACTGCAGCCACAACTGCATCCAGAATACGCGCAACTAGATCTTCATCCTGCAATAAAGCAGAACCGGCGAGTCGGTTACAGACCTTTTTGGCTGGGCAGCCCATATTAATATCAACAATTTGCGCACCATTGGCCACCTGATAACGTGCCGCTTCAGCCAGATCATGGGGATCTGAACCAGCAATCTGCGCTGAAATCGGTGCCAGCTCTCCATCAAAATTGGCACGATATAAGCTCTTTTTACTCATGCGCAAAGTTTTGTCAGATGTCATCATTTCACTGACCGCATGGCCTGCACCAAAGTATTTGCACAAGGTTCTAAACGGACGATCGGTCACACCTGCCATGGGAGCGACAATCAAATTGTTTGACAGTTGATATGGACCAATATACATATAAATTCATCACTTTTTTGATGGGCATAGTATACTGCATCTGCCTTATTCGCTCATCTTTTCAATTAATTTACGACACCATGAATAAAACTTTCGCTTCTTGTTTTTCTTTTAAGTCATTGTCTGTACTTGTACTTTCTCTGGGTCTTGCCGGTTGTGGCAATGGTTCATGGTGGTCAAAAGATGATGAACCGACACTTGAAGTTGAACATATTCGCAAAGCTATTCCAAACCGTGTCAACCAACGTGAGTCTTGGGCACAAGATATTTATGACATTACCGAACAGCTCGGCATTCCTCAGACCAAGGAAAATGTTTGTACGATTGTGGCAGTGGTTGATCAGGAATCTAACTTTGTTGCAGATCCTACTGTTCCGGGTTTGGGTGAAAAGGCGGTTAAGGAAGTCCAAGGTCGCCTTGATGAAAAATTCAAAGATAAGCTTGGTCAAGCAATTGGTGGCACAGTTGCAGGATATTTCCAGGAAGTTCTCAAGAACCATCCGAGTCCTGAAGACAACTACTTAAGCCAGATGCGCCGGGTCAAAACCGAACGTGAACTCGACGAATTATATCGTGAAATATTTGATTATATGTCAAAGCATTATCATGTTAGCGCCCTGACTGGTGCTGCCAAACTGGTCGGCCAGAATATTGGCGAGAAAATGAATCCAATTACCACCTTGGGTTCAATGCAGGTACATATCAGCTATGCGAAAGAACATAAACGCCAAGGCGGCAATATCGCAGAGTTACGTACCGATCTCTACAGTCAATATGGCGGTCTGTATTATGGGATTCATCGCCTGATGATGTATCCGGCGGATTATGACAAGCCAATTTATCGTTTTGCGGACTATAACTCGGGCATGTATTCCAGTCGAAATGCCGCTTTTCAGAGCATGTTAAATGATTTAACTGAAGCCGAACTTGATCTGGATGGCGACTTATTGCTCTATACTAAAGATGGCGCGATCCGTTCGCAGAAGAGTCAATCTGAGCGTGAGTTAATCAGTGTTTTTGCCAAAAATAATTTTATTATCACTGAACGTCAAATCCGAGCTGATTTAAAGAAAGAAAAAGATAAAGACTTTGAAGATACGATGACTTATCGTGGTGTCAGCAAGCTTTATCAGGAAAAAACGGGTAAAGATCCTATCTATGCCATTATGCCTGAAGTGGTCATTTCCGGACCAAAATTAAGTCGTGATTATAATACTAACTGGTTTGCTACCCGCGTCGATGGTCGATATCAAACATGCATGCGCAAAATCAAAAATCTAAAACTCTAGCCTTATTTGATTTTGATGGAACCCTGTATCTACATGATAGCTTTACCGGGTTCATTTTCCATGCCTTAAGAAAACGGTATATTGTGAAACGCGGCATGCAAATTTTGCCATGGATACAGGCCTATTATTTAAATTTCTATCCGGCACACCGCATGCGACCCAAATTGTATGCCAGCATGTTTAAAAACAGTGATGCAGAGGAAATTCTGCAATTAGCTCAGGATTATGCACAACAACTAATATTCAAGTTGAATCCGAAATTATTAGAACAACTTAAACAGCATCAACAATTAGGACATGAAGTCGTGCTGGTATCAGCCTCATTGGATTTGTATCTTAAACCGGTGTGCAGTTATTTAAATATCGATTTAATCTGTAGCGAAGTTGAAATCAAAGCTGGGAAATTGACAGGGTTTTATCAAACTCCTGACTGTAGTAACACACAAAAGAAAATTAGAATTCTAGAAAAATATAATCTGGATAATTATGCTGAAATTTATGCTTATGGGAATAGCAAGGAAGATATAGAAATGCTCAGTCTGGCGCAGCAAAGCTATTTTGAGGGTCAAGATCAACAGCTTCCAAAAATTAATATTTCAGCTCATTCGATGCCATATTAGTCCTTTCCATTCTATCGGGTTAACCTACTAAACACCTTTAGACAACGCTATAAATGGCAGATTAACTTTTTACTTTATGCCTTGAAATCATCTTAAATAGCTTCGTAATCAGGGCTTTTACTTCCTGAAGTATTCGCCTCCTAGCTAAAAAAACCACTTCATTTGAAGTGGTTTTTTTAGCTTTAAGAAAAATTATTTCTTAAACGGAAATGCATATTTCACAATACGTTTGATCACACTACCGTACTGTTTTACCAAGCTGGCATTGTTATAGTTCAAACCATATTTTTCACAAACAGCCTGAACTTTCGGTGCCATTTGACGATAGCGACGTGCAGGTACATCAGGATACAAATGATGTTCAATCTGATGACTTAAATGACCCGTCAAGATATGAAACGCTTCAGAACCGGTCAGGTTGGATGAACCACGGATCTGACGCATATACCAGTGACCACGACTTTCATTTTGCAGTACCGATTTCGGGAATACTTCGACATCTTTGGTAAAGTGACCGCAGAAAATAATACTAAAGGTCCAGATATTACGCAGACCGTTGGCCACCATATTACCGGTCAAAACCGGTAAAGCCGCAGGACCTGCTATCAATGGAAAGAATACATAATCCTTAAACAACTGTTTACCAATTTTGCTCTGCATTGGACGCCATTCTTCTTTGGTCTGCTCTTTGCTTTTGCGACCTTTGAAGTATTTACCCAATTCAAGATTCTGAATCGCAACGCCCCACTGGAACAATAAACAGAATGGCACTGCATAAATCGGTTGCAATAAATAACCCGGTTTCCAGCGCTGTTCCGGGAACAAGCGTAATAGACCATAACCGATATCATCATCCATACCCTTAATATTGGTATAAGTATGATGCTTAAAGTTATGGGTTTGACGCCAGTTGTCTGAAGTCCCTACAATATCCCATTCATAGGTCTGACCATTCAATTTAGGATCATTCATCCAGTCATATTGACCGTGCATGACGTTATGACCCAGTTCCATATTTTCCATGATTTTGGCAAAGCCCAACAGGCCTGTCCCCAACAACCACGCTGGCGGGAACCAGCCTGCAAACAGCAAAGCACGACCGGCAATCGATGAATAGCGAATGGTTGAATAGACACGACGGATATATTTGGCGTCTTTTTCACCCAGATCATCTAGCACTTCTTGTTTAATTGCATCAAGTTCACGTGCAAGTTCATCGAGTTCTACTTGTGATAATTCACGGTTTTTAGGATTTTTAAAATATTGAAATTTTACTGGCATATTCATAGGATAAAACTCGCTTATAGGTCGATGACTAGATCAGTCTGCGCTGAGTTAACACAAATTTTGAGCAGATTACCTGGCTCAGTATTTCGTGCGCCGTTTACCAAATTCTTGGTCGAACCTTCCACTTTATTGCAGGCGCATTTATTACAAATGCCCATACGGCAACCATGTGTCGGTTTGATATTTTGTTGTTCCAGACTCACCAAAATGGACTGGCCTTTTGGAATACTGACAATTTTTTTCGACTGAGTCAGGGTGACATTAATAAAGCCGATATCGGATTGATCCGCCAGACTCATGCTAAAGGCTTCACCCTTAAACTCTTTGGCTGAAGCAAACAGCTGCTCTGCAGTCGATACAAAACCTGACGGGCCGCAGCAATAGACCGTGCTATTTTCCAGATTTTGCAAATCTGTCAGATAAGTTTCATTCAGACGAGCTGCCGCAGCTTGTTCTTGCGTGGCATAAACATGAAATGAGAAATTTGCATGTTTCTGAGCAAGTTCTTCGAAACGTGCTTTAAATGCTGCATCTTGATGTTTTTTAACCCAGTACCACAAGCTCACTGGTGTTGATAATTCACCCTTTTTGCTCAGGCTTTCCAGCATGCTCAGCATTGGGGTAATCCCGCTGCCTGCTGCAAGCAAGATCAGTGGACTCGCCTGCTGAGGCACAGTCATATCGCCATAAGGCTGACCAAATTCGATGACATCACCCACTTGCGCCTGCTCTGCAAACCAGGTGCTGACTTTACCGGCATGGACTTTTTTCACAGTCAATAACACATGCTGGGCATCTACATGGGTCAAACTATAGCTACGTTCATAACGGATGCCCTTCACCACCACATAGACCGGATGGTGTTGCCCCGCTTTACCAAACTTAAATAAACGATTCACTTGAATTTTCAGACTCAGCATATCCTGTGCAGCATTTTCCTTGTGCACAATCTTGCCCAATGGCTGATTCAACGACCATATCGGATTGAGTTTCTGAATCCAGAAATTAATCGCATGCTGATCGACGACACTGTCAGACAGTGCATTCAACGGCATTTTAAGTTTTTGGAGTACATGCATCGTTATCGACATCATCTTGAGGTTTTGAATTATTATACACATGTATATATATTTGTATATACATGTGTATTGTTTCCATTCATTTCACAAGCCTGTCGTGCTCGGTTATAATCAAACGATTCATGCATGAACCTATTGATGAACGAGCCTTCAATGAAAATAAGCAGTGACGCATCTCTACTACAATCGAAAAGCATTGATGAGCCGATTATCGTACGGAGTGTCGGTCGCAAGGCCACCATTACCAAAGAAGAACTGTTTCAGGCAGCATTAAAC from Acinetobacter lwoffii encodes the following:
- the dusB gene encoding tRNA dihydrouridine synthase DusB, with amino-acid sequence MYIGPYQLSNNLIVAPMAGVTDRPFRTLCKYFGAGHAVSEMMTSDKTLRMSKKSLYRANFDGELAPISAQIAGSDPHDLAEAARYQVANGAQIVDINMGCPAKKVCNRLAGSALLQDEDLVARILDAVVAAVDVPVTLKTRLGYLNGQENIMRVAKCAEQAGIAALALHGRTREDMYLNTARYSLIKDVKEMLKIPVIANGDIDSPEKAKYVLDYTGADAIMIGRAAQGRPWIFREIAHYLKTGQHLDAPSITEVKDVLLGHLTELYEFYGEYSGCRISRKHIAWYTKGLRSSNEFRQSMYQVENTADQYRVVEDYFNALLEHGLTMTDVQVEQVNLLETK
- a CDS encoding HAD family hydrolase translates to MHAQNQKSKTLALFDFDGTLYLHDSFTGFIFHALRKRYIVKRGMQILPWIQAYYLNFYPAHRMRPKLYASMFKNSDAEEILQLAQDYAQQLIFKLNPKLLEQLKQHQQLGHEVVLVSASLDLYLKPVCSYLNIDLICSEVEIKAGKLTGFYQTPDCSNTQKKIRILEKYNLDNYAEIYAYGNSKEDIEMLSLAQQSYFEGQDQQLPKINISAHSMPY
- a CDS encoding DUF1615 family protein; this translates as MNKTFASCFSFKSLSVLVLSLGLAGCGNGSWWSKDDEPTLEVEHIRKAIPNRVNQRESWAQDIYDITEQLGIPQTKENVCTIVAVVDQESNFVADPTVPGLGEKAVKEVQGRLDEKFKDKLGQAIGGTVAGYFQEVLKNHPSPEDNYLSQMRRVKTERELDELYREIFDYMSKHYHVSALTGAAKLVGQNIGEKMNPITTLGSMQVHISYAKEHKRQGGNIAELRTDLYSQYGGLYYGIHRLMMYPADYDKPIYRFADYNSGMYSSRNAAFQSMLNDLTEAELDLDGDLLLYTKDGAIRSQKSQSERELISVFAKNNFIITERQIRADLKKEKDKDFEDTMTYRGVSKLYQEKTGKDPIYAIMPEVVISGPKLSRDYNTNWFATRVDGRYQTCMRKIKNLKL
- a CDS encoding flavin reductase family protein translates to MHVLQKLKMPLNALSDSVVDQHAINFWIQKLNPIWSLNQPLGKIVHKENAAQDMLSLKIQVNRLFKFGKAGQHHPVYVVVKGIRYERSYSLTHVDAQHVLLTVKKVHAGKVSTWFAEQAQVGDVIEFGQPYGDMTVPQQASPLILLAAGSGITPMLSMLESLSKKGELSTPVSLWYWVKKHQDAAFKARFEELAQKHANFSFHVYATQEQAAAARLNETYLTDLQNLENSTVYCCGPSGFVSTAEQLFASAKEFKGEAFSMSLADQSDIGFINVTLTQSKKIVSIPKGQSILVSLEQQNIKPTHGCRMGICNKCACNKVEGSTKNLVNGARNTEPGNLLKICVNSAQTDLVIDL
- a CDS encoding fatty acid desaturase family protein; translation: MNMPVKFQYFKNPKNRELSQVELDELARELDAIKQEVLDDLGEKDAKYIRRVYSTIRYSSIAGRALLFAGWFPPAWLLGTGLLGFAKIMENMELGHNVMHGQYDWMNDPKLNGQTYEWDIVGTSDNWRQTHNFKHHTYTNIKGMDDDIGYGLLRLFPEQRWKPGYLLQPIYAVPFCLLFQWGVAIQNLELGKYFKGRKSKEQTKEEWRPMQSKIGKQLFKDYVFFPLIAGPAALPVLTGNMVANGLRNIWTFSIIFCGHFTKDVEVFPKSVLQNESRGHWYMRQIRGSSNLTGSEAFHILTGHLSHQIEHHLYPDVPARRYRQMAPKVQAVCEKYGLNYNNASLVKQYGSVIKRIVKYAFPFKK